In a single window of the Nicotiana tomentosiformis chromosome 8, ASM39032v3, whole genome shotgun sequence genome:
- the LOC138897991 gene encoding uncharacterized protein, giving the protein MKNVFKVSLATNNSSLWVLVTGSGYNICNMSQGFKISRILKKGEVNLQVGNGAKVEAIVVGSISLIMPSGKILMLDDCYYIPKFILNIISASMLDKRGFRINISNGICSIYYGDNLYVNGYLQHDVYVLPNVNAN; this is encoded by the coding sequence ATGAAAAATGTTTTCAAGGTTTCTTTAGCTACTAATAATTCTTCATTGTGGGTATTAGTTACTGGCAGTGGTTATAACATCTGCAATATGTCGCAAGGGTTCAAGATAAGTAGGATACTAAAGAAAGGAGAAGTTAATCTACAAGTTGGAAATGGTGCAAAAGTTGAAGCCATAGTTGTAggatcaatttctttaataatgcctTCGGGCAAAATACTTATGTTAGATGATTGTTATTATATTCCTAAATTTATTTTGAACATAATTTCAGCTTCTATGTTGGACAAGCGTGGGTTTCGCATTAACATAAGCAATGGTATTTGCTCTATTTATTATGGTGATAATTTATATGTGAATGGCTATCTCCAACATGATGTTTATGTCTTACCTAATGTGAATGCTAATTAG
- the LOC104117938 gene encoding uncharacterized protein has translation MSIISLREILETNKLVGPNFDDWYRNLRIVLMHEKLIDVIDNPAKIIPPENDVQGTKVYQKHLEECLAIKRIILASMSSELQRKHQNMDPTAIIEYVKKTVDTQLDIENSLVEPLVNHVIVLTEEYEKLGYKLGKTISEDLILQSVYDAECFHSKKKGHWKRNCKEYLATLKDKK, from the coding sequence atgtCTATTATATCACTGCGTGAAATACTTGAGACCAACAAGTTGGTAGGACCAAACTTTGATGACTGGTATAGAAATTTAAGAATTGTTCTCATGCATGAAAAGCTCATTGATGTGATCGATAATCCTGCAAAGATAATCCCACCAGAGAATGATGTTCAAGGCACCAAGGTTTATCAGAAACACTTGGAAGAATGCCTTGCTATTAAACGCATCATTCTCGCTTCTATGAGTTCTGAACTCCAGAGGAAACATCAAAATATGGATCCAACTGCAATCATTGAATATGTTAAGAAGACGGTTGATACACAATTGGACATTGAAAACTCTCTAGTTGAACCCCTTGTCAATCATGTGATTGTTCTTACTGAAGAATATGAGAAGTTGGGGTACAAGCTTGGAAAAACGATTTCTGAAGATCTGATCTTGCAGTCAGTATATGATGCCGAATGTTTTCACTCTAAGAAGAAAGGGCATTGGAAGAGAAACTGCAAGGAGTATCTTGCAACTCTTAAGGACAAGAAATAA